In Penaeus vannamei isolate JL-2024 chromosome 4, ASM4276789v1, whole genome shotgun sequence, a single window of DNA contains:
- the LOC138860722 gene encoding uncharacterized protein → MNSRVFVALLLCGLWASSEALVLLGPAAAIGTAAVTTAAASAAAALGIGALAVLKGVLFSKHLKRRFRRDVGSTEEDVAAEIAVAQKMDSAGCVAKLLCEIEAMSADQLTPAMSTFKTAFEDNQTLKGSRGVYDLAITFGSKFAKKDAKACGVLFENCVLSRDELSAMLDYSFSC, encoded by the exons ATGAATTCTCGCGTGTTTGTTGCCCTTCTCCTGTGCGGCCTCTGGGCCTCCTCCGAGGCTCTCGTCCTCCTGGGACCCGCCGCCGCCATCGGAACTGCCGCCGTCACAACTGCCGCCGCTTCTGCTGCGGCAGCCTTGGGCATAGGCGCCTTGGCAGTGCTGAAGGGAGTTCTCTTCTCAAAGCATCTGAAGCGCCGTTTCAGGAGGGACGTCGGTTCCACGGAAGAAGACGTTGCAGCCGAG ATTGCTGTGGCCCAGAAGATGGACTCTGCTGGTTGCGTGGCCAAGCTCTTGTGCGAAATCGAGGCCATGTCTGCTGACCAGCTCACGCCAGCCATGTCCACCTTCAAGACCGCCTTCGAGGACAACCAAACCCTCAAGGGATCCCGAGGCGTCTACGACCTGGCCATCACCTTCGGCTCCAAGTTCGCCAAGAAAGACGCCAAGGCCTGCGGCGTCCTCTTCGAGAATTGCGTCCTCTCCAGGGATGAACTCTCCGCCATGTTGGACTACTCTTTCTCATGCTAG